GAAACATTTTGATGCTAAATAGTCCTTTCTGAAGTAATAGGGAACATCAATGTAGCATTTTTCGTCTTGTTCTGTCTTGTGAGACCGAAAAGACATGTTTACATGAGATCGACACAATTTCCCTTTGGAAAAGGTTCAAAATGATGCGCATCAACTCAACTGCAAGTTGCAAACTTTTAGTTGTGGAGGAGCTTTATCAATATTGATCTAACAAGTATTGTTATTCGTCTTACATGTGCATCGTCAGATTGTTTAATGGTTTTGCAATTAAGGTGTCTCTAAATTTTTTTACGTTCAAAAAAATCTCTGAATTTTTCTGTTTGAGCAGGGAACTTGAGGTGGGTTCACTCGATGGAATGGTCTGGCCAGAAAGACTTTGTATCCTCTAGTGAGACATCATTTGTATAGATGGTGCTGAAGCTGGAGTTTTGAAGAGCCACGGACCACTCAACTTCCTCAAGGTTGTGATCTAATCACACTCTTTTCACTTTGCCTGGTACTTTCCCCAAAAGGAGATACTTTATGTTGGCAAAATTAAGACTGGTTCTGCTAGGAATGTAGGTGTATACTTTACAAAATGTGACACGATAACCTAGTAAAATCTAGTCATAACTGCATACATAttcgagagagaaaaaaagtcATAACTGCATACTGTATAACATGAAATCTAGCCATAATGCTTTAGAATCCTTTCTCACCTAAGGACCAAGATCGAAGAAAAGCAAATGTAGGTAGTGCATCTCCAGGCTAAACAAACTCACGAGGTATACGTTTGTCTATGCAAATGCAGGTTCACGATGCTGGCCAACGGACCAGCCAAAGCTTCCCTGGAAATGCTTACGAGATTTACCCAAGGAGAACTGAAGGAATCGGTTCCTGAATCAATGGTTTTTAAGGCTGTGATGTGATTGACCTTAACAGAATTACTTGCTAGGTAGGTAGTATGAGGTGTCATCCCATCGCTGAAACTTCTTGTTTCATTTATTTTATCCACCACGTGTCAACTGAATTTACCCCTGAGAATAACTTGGGCGTGCAATGTAACTACAGTCCCATTcataatggaaaaaaaaatcaaatacacCGAGGGGACAAATGTTCAAAGCCTTGTCTGCTGATGTTGTAAAGCATTTCATGTATACACGCTTTGATCCGGAAAGAAATGGAAATGGTTTCTGAAAGAGTTCGTTGGCTATTTGCTGTCCTAATCCTCTTGGAGATTTCCTGTCTGATCCGCACGCTCACTGACTGGAgttcacatttttttttccgaacgCTGTCGCGGCATTGCTGGTTAGTTTTGAGCTGTACAACTTATATGAAAAGGAGGTGGTCCTTAGATTTGCCCTGCTGTTGAGTTTGCCAACACTGTGTCCCTCTCGCATTCGGAAATTTTTAAAAGAGGCACACTGCTGCAAAGTTAAAACTTTTTTGGGATCACCACAGATCTCATTCACCAACTAACCACAGGCAACTCGGGATTAGGCTGCTGACTCACGTGAAGAAAAGCTTTTGAGGTGTCACTGCATGAGCATGATCACCATTGTGCTAGGCGTGCgatgtagcagcagcagcagtgttTAATAGATAGTCTTTgagttgttgaagttgaagacTAGGCTAAACAACTTTTTTGAGAGTGTAGGACCaccaaattagaaaaaaaaaaggatttggCATTCCCTCTGCATCTCCAGCTAGGTAGTTTGAGATGCAAGAATGTCAGCACCCAAGAGGGACAAAACAGCAAGAGCTGGATCGTCAGCTCTGCACTTGCATCCTTAAACAAACATCAGGCATGGTAACTCATAAAGTGTGGCAAGCAAGAGGTTCTTGGCTGCACAGATTTTTACAGTGAAAGAGTTAATAAGGCTGAAAGCAACTAGGTAATTACATAACATGAATCCAGTTACAGTGAGATGCTTGGAGTAGTGCATTGTTGCTTGAGACACACGGTCACGGTGTGATTAGGATGTAGCGAAAGCTGCAGAGACCTGAATGCGCTCGATCGGCTGCTATGTATGACAGGGTAACTAACCGTAGAAGATCGATGTGCTATAATACCAAAGAAATTGCAGCAGCAAGAGCGAGAGTTGATGGCTGTCAGGTTCATGATCCAGGTGGTAGGGTGCAGGAAAGTATTTTCAGCGGAGTGCTGGCCTGTCCCATGGAGGCCTGCAGGGTGGGGGCCCTCACGGGCAATGGGCACTGTCCTACATGCTGGGGACTGGGGAGTTCCGGTTTGTTGCTAGGATTGAACCAGTGCGTTTTTATGCAAGACAAGTGCAGCCCTGAATGGCCACGAGAAAGAAAGTAGAAATCAGCTAGCCAGCTGAGCCCAGATATGTCGACAGAAATGTACAGCAGGTCATGTCCAAGAACACAGGGACATGACACGACATCTCTGCAGGGTGTAGGATGCAGAAGCAGCCATGGATGATCGGTGCTCGCACGCGCAGGCTCTGCACGGCCCCCATAGCTCACCGCCTCCTGTCGCTTCCTCTGCTGCACCCACCATATCTCATCCTTCCGTGCTGCAGCCTCCTTTGCCTTCACCGATCACCACTATATATACGGGCCTCAGGGCCTGCACCTGCACTGCCACTGCACCATCCATAGCCACGGCAACTGCACCGTGCTCTGATCCATCGATGGCCAGGGACGACGCAGGGCGTGGCCATGGCGCCGGCGTTGCGCGGCTGTACGTGGCGATGCTGTCGCTGCAGTTCGGGTACGCAGGGTTCCACGTGGTGTCGCGGCTGGCCCTCAACATGGGCGTCAGCAAGCTCGTCTTCCCCGTCTACCGTAACCTCATCGCGCTCTGCCTCCTCGCACGACCGCGGTGCAGACGTGGTGCATCGACTGCGGCAGCCCCGCACGTGTTCGTGGCCGTGTACCAGCCCGTGCAGacgctcctcgtcgccgtcatGGCGTCGCTCATCCTCGGCGAGCGCTTCTACCTCGGAGGGTACGTACAATATAGCACATCTTCTTTAGTTATATTTCGTCTTCGTGCTCACCGACTCCCGCCTCCGGCAGAATGGTGATCATGCTGTGACACGTCAAAAGCTTTTCTCATGTGAGCCAGCAGAGTTGCAGCAAGGCGTCACTCTTTCTTCCTCCGGGACGGTGGTGGCATAGGTGGCCCTTCGGTCCGACGCGGCGCACACACATcgccggcacgccgccggaGACAGACAGCCACGACAATTCAACCACTCGTGTCTGCCTGCGCCACCTTCAACAATGCCCGCCACCGTTCCGACGCTATTGTCGCGCTgccgctccctcgccgccgtcaaGCAGCTCCATGCCCATTTCCTCTCACACTCCAACTGCCCCTTTCCCTACAACCACTTCCTCTCCAAGCTCCTCtccctctgctcctcctccgccactgccgcctCCGACtatgccctcctcctcctttcctcccATCCGGGCCCCACCGCCTTCTCCTACAACGTTGCGTTCCGCTTCTTTGCCTTCTCGCACCCGGGCACCTCCCTTTGCCTGTTCCTCCGCATGCTCCGCGCCGAGCTCCGCCCAGACACCGACATAACACGGGAGACCAACTCTCTAGAGGAGAACTCAAATCTTTTATTCACCTACTCACAACTTGATACAACACTCACTCTTACACTCTTTATGTGACTACCCTATCATGACACCAGTACACTACATAGCAACTTTATCATCTCTTCACCTATAATTCACATGTCACTCTATGCCATGGTATGACTAGCagggaggggagcacctctatttatagatcttcatgatcattgtggtgttcccatgtggcaacttccatactcttccatacaaaatatACTAACTCTAGAAACTTCCTCAttcttatctagtttcttatacttctaccatgctaaaatatctagttctaaagtattctacacttcaccatgaagcataGCAACTATGGCTCGCGCATTCTCTTcaattttctagaaccttcttaccttgccatgatcttatccttatactGTCACAtccggttttaaaggcaaaactagatgactatcatatgtgtgccaggatcaagtttcacacatacgATGACGTCAGTAAATATCAAATACAGTGTTAAAAcgtaaagagagagagagagagagagttacATAGACTACGTAACCAGAAATGAGATAAGAATCTCTGGTATAGTAGCggatctccaacaactccacaggcagctgactgggGGCCAACGCCTACAGCTCCTCTAAAAACTTCAGTAAGGTCCTCAAGGTTCTCTAGGTCTGAGCAGCTATTCGGACATTGTAGATGCAATATATAAAACACTAGCATGAGCACATGTCATGCTCAGCAAGAGAGAAAATAtatgacatgcaaggctttatgTGGTGGAAGGCTGACAAGGTTAACTGCAATTAGCACttttagttggtcaagttttattcaaCAGCTAATTACTATcaaatgtaagtttataccatccCAAGTATTGATATACCGTAAACATGACCATAACAAATAACACATGTTTCATCTTCAAgtgaattaatcatgtgaggattcaggccactcttgaccgtgagcatggctgtTATAAGAGTTTTAgacactctacagaggttgtacatctttacccacaagtcacgtaaaagttcaaGAAAACTTTAGACCTaaccatgctgtgcaaaagtaggcacgATATCACACTtctgaggtgtgattgcatagagACGCTACAAGGTCTTTATAAAGATTCCTCTATAGGTACACGAGTGGTCATCTCTATGTATCCTCAGTTATCTGAATTTCTGTGCACCCTCTGATATCTGAAAGGAGGAGAATTACAGTTGATAGTACCCGTTTGATCATATTTCTTTAGCTCGATGAGAACAACCTGCAGCATGAGAAGAGGTCAACTAGCTGGCATTTTGGTAATCTTCGTTTGCGCCCTGCTTATAAAAAGGATAATAACTGTACAAGTAAAAAGTCACTGTCAGATAGTGTAACTGATGACCAATCACTAACAGATCACTACTATGAACCAACCAAAATGGTGTCAGTTGCGTACGCACTGCTATTTTTTATCTGAAGTCCAATAGTAAGGTGGTAGCAGGCTATCAGATGAACGTGGTTCAACTGGGATAGTATAATTTTTATGACTGATGCAGTTACGGTCAGTGCTCTAGTGTTGTTCTGTCAGATTGCACCAACGTCCCCTGCTGAATTATCTAGTGCCTTTTGGGATTGTTGTGCAGATGCTTGCGAAGTCACTCAAGTTTGGTTAGTGGTTATGGAGAGAAATCAAAcaatgtcttttttttcttaatctcacCTTTGAAACTGCTACCTGCACGCCCTGCTGGTTTGCTGCTACCCTGCTATATCTGtgatgaatttcaaatttgactgAACGAGTCTAAAGATGAAGTCAAACTGCTGATGGATTGATCTGAGAAGGCATCCATCTCGAGGTTTTTACTCTTGACATGAAATCTAACCGATTCTCTGCAAATCTAGCAGAGATGCATGCTCATCATGAAACTCCTTGCAAGTGGAAGAGGACTAGCAATAATCCAGTGGAAGTGGAGGATGTTGACAGGCCGTGTCACTATCAGGCAGCAGTGCTGAGCTCACATTCCCTGGTTCCAATGTCACCTGCCCCTAGTAATGGCCAAAACTGACATCCAAACAACTCAAAGCCTCAGCCGGTCATGGTGACACTTGGCTTTGCTGAGGAGAGAAATGCAGAGCACGCAGCTCCCAGCTCCACGCCTCCAGACTCCTGTGCTCCATCACAAAAATAGGCCGTTCGTATCCAGCTGCGATCATGCTCCTTTTCCGATATGCATCCATCCTGATCCTGGAGAGATGAGAGGCCTGACCGGACGAGAGCTTCATCACTTTGCTCGACTGTCGCCATCATGATTGCTCAAGGAAGATAGGCCTGTTGTTCGCAGGAGTACTGGTACTGTGCTTCAGTTTCTGAGGTCAACATGTCCAATCAGAGCTTCATCAAAAAAACATGTCCAATCAGACCAAGAATCCAAATCTTGGACTCATCAATGTTGCTATTCAGCGTTCGCGGGTAGCTGACTGCACGACTCCAATATCCAATCTCAATGCACGATTTTATCTCAATGAAATTGTAGTACGTggtttcattgcacagtttcaTTAGATTTTATGGAATTTGGCAGCTGTGTTAAGTGAGTTTTATGGGGATGAAATCCACTCTCCTTTCTTCTCATAAATAGTATGCTAAGCTAGCAGTTTCGTTGATGTGGTACAAAATTAAATGTCTATGAAACTCCCATGGTACTCTCATGGAGACTGGCATTACAGTGCTGGTCGGGTAGTGCAAAATACTGTAGAGATTTGACTGAATAATAGGACACGGAGTCACAATGTTGAATTTCATTCTGCAAAAAAAACATACTACTAAAAAACATACTAgtagtatcttttttttttggttgaaaaaaaatgtttgcacATAGAGCCATTCAAAACCAAATCTGCAAGTGCCATGCCAATGCCATGATGGAGGATTGAAGCATCTGGGCAGTGGTTGAGAGCATCGGAGAACAGAAAACATGCACTTGAATGCTGCACATCTCTCAGGCTTTTACTTCCGACATGAACTCCAACCGGATTTCCTGCAAATACATACTGGTTCTTGGCTTCCTTCCTACTACTTTGCCTGACACTTGACCGGACCAGAGTACTACGTGACAGGGCCTGAGGCAGTGCTGAGCTCACATTCCCTACTTCCTGTGTCATGGCAATGGCCAAAACTGACATCCTAACTGCCCCAACTCACACTGGTACCACTTGCACAGTGTAGGCATGCTCAGCAAGTTCCAAGATTTTCCATTCCATCCTTGTGTATACGCAGCTCCTATTCCTGTGTATTGCCATTCACCTGACCTGACCTCCCAAGCCGTCACCATTGAACATCGCCCACAAGGCTCAAGTGCTCACGAGCGGTCCTTAAACTTACACGGCGGCGGCTGTATCATTCCGATtcctatactttttttttaacagtAAAGGGCAGGATTCCTATACTCTTAGAATGCATTTTTTATCCCTAAACTCTGTTTGAGTCTTACCATAGTCCAATCGGGTCCCCATGCTGTGCGCCTCTAGCCAACATGGAGTCTACGTGGAAATGGCGAGCATGATCTCTTAGTCCTTGccagggagcggaggaggaagagcggcaGCAGGTGGCAATCTCGCGAGCTGGGGAGAGCGACGGTGCTGTAGGCCGCGCCATCTTCCAGGTTGTGGCAACTTGGCATGCCGCATGCATGCCGCGAGCTCACAGTCGCCTGCCTCGGCTTCTCCGTCCTCTACGTCGACGAGCTACTCCCCGGTCGTGTGATCACTACATGTGCCCATATCGAGCTGCCGCCGTCGCGCGTGCGAAGGAGGTGCCATGGGCGGAGCCGCGTTGACAAGAgacggcgaggccgaggaggcAGCAGGGACGGAGACGACCATGGACGCTGCGAAGGTGAGGCACTGGCTTAAGCATAAGATCGAGCACCTGGCGTGCGTTGTCCATGCGCCACCAAGGCCACGACTAACAACTTGTTGAGCACAACGGGAGAAACAACATGCGCATGGGCGCAAATGGCAGAAGACGCCGATGCGCGGCTCGCGGTATGCATCAACTCGCACGCTCGCACCACTGCCCGGCGGTGATGCCGTCGGCACCATGCTCTTCATGGCCATCTTCAATCCCGTTATCCGCGATGTTTATTAGAGTCTCTCGTCGAGGTCGTTATGTTCATCGCATACGAGACAGCCGCTTCCAAGGCTGAGGACAAGAACTGGGATGCTGAACAGCAGCAGCCGTACGTGCTGAACCTCAACGTGGAGGTACCTCAGCGTCGAGCTGACAGTGTCGTCCCAAATGGTGTCGACGCCGGCGTTGGTGCTGCTGCTATCGAGCTGGACTTCATGCGCGGCATCGGCGTGAAGTCTGGTCCCTAGTGTGCTGGAGAGAAGAACTACAGGACAAAGGGAGCAGTGGTGGCAATTGTGGTGCTCCTCGCCGGGGAAGAAAGGAAGCGAGAGGCCAATCCATGCTAGCGTGCTGAGAGAACTGGCTTGTGGACCCTATGGACGGTCCAGCCATGTGACAACACGCCACGTCCATATGTGGGTGCGGGTCAAGACCCATTTGGACTTGAGAAACAAAAACAAGTTTAGGGACATAAAAATACATTTTTAGGGCACAGGGATCGGGACGACACGTATGTGTAAGTTTAAGGAATTGCTACGCATTTTACTCTTAAAAAAATTCTAGTGAAAGGTGATGGAAAATGGGCATTGTCTTTAACTATTGTATTTTTTCCCTTGTTGTGTCATTTTTTTCTGAGGTTAATCTTTTAGAAGAGTCATGCTTTTAGACCGATTCTGCCAACTAGAAATACGTATAACTGTTGGCATGTTGCACATGAGTAAGATAAGAACAGGATGCATATTTTTGACGTCAATCTTTTGTTGTGAAGCGAGTGACATGGGCGCTGGCCATCATGGAGTATTGAAGGAGGTAGCAACAGGGCGATCGATCGAAGGGCAGTGAAGTGATGACCTGCACTTAATGTTGGTCATCATTCGCTCATGCCTCGGGACAGCAAGAGAGATCTGTTCCAAGATCAGCAAGAACATTTGAGTTGACAGCCAAAGACTAGGCACACTGCACTGTGCATTTGAGTACTGTACACTTGCTACTGCTAGTAGTAGATGCAATCGAGTGCAACGGTTAAATGCCATTGACCTTTTGACCTCAAGTTAGCATGTGTGCTTGTATGATGATCCGCCTTTGTTCAACTCCAAACCACAATGTTGTCTACTGTAATTTCACAAGAAATGCAGCGGTCTCGATCTGTGTGTGTTGAGGGAGAGGGTCCAGAGGGAGGAAGCGCAAAGGCAAGAAGGAAGACCAGGAGGGGGCCAGGGCTGACAAGaccgaggaggaagaggaagaatgaTGGCGTATCTTTGGACCTGGAGTGCGTCATCAATTCATCCCCATCATCACACTCTGTTGACAGCTAGCTACCACGCACACAGCCTCGACTCTGCAGCTGACAGAGGATGATACATGACGCACAGCATTGACTCGTACAAGAACACTCCTTTCATCGAGCTTGAGGGCGGGCTATAAATAGACTCCCAGGCACACTTGAGCGAAACACATCGAGCTCTTCCTCATCtagcctcctcgtcctccccgACCCCCTGCACAAGTGCAAATCATCTGCCTGTAAAGGCCAAGCCAACCGCGCTACTGCAGAGTTGAGGGAGAGGTACTAGTGCTTCAAATGCAGAGCATTGCAGATTCGAGTGTATATTTCCAGTTGTCTGTGTTGAACCCTTTGTTTCTTGTTTCCAGTTGAAGTTACATGTGTTTTGATCATGCTCGTTCTGAAAATTGACTGCAAGCATTTGACTTCTGAACTTTATTTTGGTGGTTTTGGATGCATGTATATGCAGGTAGTTTGCCAGGCGAAGGATGGAGCGTGTGAACTCGAGCCTGTGCCTGGAGAACCTGCGGATGATGCACGAGAACGAGCGGCTGCGGAGGAAGGCGCAGCAGCTGGACCAGGAGAACAAGGCCCTCCTCGCCCAGCTCAAgcgcaagcagcagcagcagcagcacaactcctcggcgtcgtcgtcggcgtcccagcagcagcaaggcgccccttccgccgccaccgcggccaaCAACTTCAAGGCGGCCGGCAAGCAGCAGCCCACTATGTGAACAAGTGACCGCTAGCTGCATCCTTGTCTTTTGTAACGTAGCAGTAGCTAGCTGGTTACTACTCCTAACTAGCCACTGGTAGAGTAGTAGTAGAAGGAAGTTAGGAACTGATGATGATGGTTaagccagcagcggcagcattTTGTGCTACGCGgatggagtactcaactcaactAGTCAGTTGAGCAGTCAGTCTTTCACAGTGCACGCAGCATGCTACCGACGATTGTTCCAGTACTGCTGCTTTTGTAAAAACAAGTGCCTCTCTCTTGTATGCAAATATGCGATGCAATAGAGTTTttctcgaggaagaagaaatgggAGAGATCAGTACTGCATGAATAGTAGTATAATCGACTTGGTGGAGTAAAGCCCTTCACCCTTTTCAACTCATGTTTGTTTTTTAAATGCACACATGCCATGTTTGTCTGAGCCTGAGTGTCTGACGCGCGGTTGACCATGTGAACCCTGCACAAGCTGCTGGTGACTGGTGAGTGCTTGCGAGATACCAGGCCGGCAGGCCCCCCCGTGCGTTTCACTGGAAAGCCCAGCCCAATATGAGCCCGACAGGGAAAAACCCGTCGTCTGGGCTGCGCATGGATTCAGGCCTAgtaattaattttgtattaATTAATCAATTACGTTGCTTTGCCTAGCTGGGCAACCTAATTATCAAGTCTTGCGTTTCCATATATTTCTTCCttcataaaaagaaaataggaaTTGTAGGCAACCTACTCTACTCTACCGGGTCACGATGTCACCACCTAACGCGCGCGCCATTCCCAACCATCTTTACCCACCCTCGTCTATGTTCGTGCAAGCAAGGTAAAGCATCATCATATATACCACCGGTACCCTGCACGCCACGCCCAGCTCTaccttcaattcctttttcttcaTCCAAGTCACCAGGAAATTAAACACATACAGTATATCACAAAGCAACATGGCAGGCATACGCATGGCCAGCGACGACGATGGCCGGAAGAAGGTGGTCCCCGAcatcgacgacgaggacgagctgTTCGAGCTCGACATCGACCTCCTCGACGGCCACCGCGGCCATTACTATTCTGCTGCCGTCGCCGACgacgggcagcagcagcatgctcTGCTGGCCAACTGCCTGCTGCCAGCACGGTCGGTGAGCAACGCGGTGCCGGTCGACGCGAGCAGCGCGCTGTCGTCGTACCCCTACTCCGGCTACTACAGCTCCAGGAGGCTCGTCTTTGGTGGCGGCGTCGGCAGGAGGTTTCTTCTTGGACGGCCAGGGAACTCGGCCAGGTTTTGCTTCTCGAGCAGAGGCTTCGATGCCTACTTTCAGAGGTACTGATCGGGCACGTTTCGTCCCATGTAATGCAACAGCTAGCAGTACAGACTACAGTCTACAGACCGATCGAGCAAGGTAACTAGCTAGCTAGGTTCAGTGGCTTATGTTAAAGCGCAATAAAGAGGCTGCATTTTTGCCACAATATGGTTCATTTCTGGCTCAGTCGTTGTGTACTATAAATCGACGGAACAGTTCAACTTTGTTTTcagtcacttttttttttcggaaTTTCGGGTGATTATGTGATGGTTTCTCACCCAGATTTCTAAGGCCAGGATCATTCCAAGATTCCAGATTTCTAATTATCTCTCAGGCGATTATGATTATAGTGtatgaaaacaaaagaaaaggcaagcACATTGGACAACGACGCTCCTCCCAGATTCATTTCATCAGTCTGGGTTCTGAATCTTCATTTGTCTCTAAATATTCAGTGGATTCAGTTAACATTGTCAGTATGCTAAGGTTTCTGAATATTCATTAACCTCTGAATATTCGGTGTTATGAATGTATTAATTCATTTTGCCTATTTCTAGTAACCATTCTGATTTGCTCCATTTTTTCTGCTTTCAGTTTCTTCATAATTCAGTGCAATATGGTTGAGTGCCTTTTCCATCCAATTCTTGCTCCATTCATTGCTTTTCTCCATTTTTCAATTTTATGCCATCTTAAGGTTGTTCCACTTTCTATGTGTCatgtctttttcttcttttgaccAGCTCTCAATCAGAAACACAATTGAAGAACTATATAACATTTTCCAGATTTAAATTAGCTCATCTTTTGATGGATTTACTTTATTAGTATTCAATTTACTTACTGATTTAGACAGCATTAAAATGCACCGAAGTTAACATTGTCAGCTGAATATTCGTTGTAACCACTATATAGCAGCTACTATTGCTGTGTGAAACCACTACACAACAGGTTGAAGATTTCCTACAAACAAGATCAATTGTTCAGAGTCATTCAGTATTAGTCAATTTAGAGTCCTATTCATTTCTTTAGTGTAGTctcatatttcatttttttcagaTTTTCTAAATATTCATTCTATGCTCTAGGCTCGATATGAGTACAGATGCCCATCCTTTTTCtgtctccatttttttttctaaatgttTCATTATATTGCTTTTTGATCTGTTGTAGCTGCACTAACATCGTCTTTCAGGTTAAATAATTCAGTGATTCATTATtcagttttcttcttttttttttcccgacaAAGTCAAGGCTGCAGctgcaaatggatcttggctctaAAGCATTCGGGTCTAAGATTTAGCTGCTGCATGCAGGTCTGAATTCTGTATTAGTTCTGTTTTGTTTTAGTGTAGTCTCAGATTTCATTTTTTGATATTTTCTAAATAGTCAGTATATGCTCTAGGCTCGGTATGAGTACAGATGCCCATCCTTTTTCTATCTCCATTTAACACCGATCATGCATGtgattctgtttcttttttgtcAAGATCACTAACAATCTCTATTATGGTTGAGGATGCAGGGCATCGTTCATCACCATCAAGTCTGATGGCTTCCAAAGTGGCTTGGTGTTCAATATTCAGCTTAGTCTCATGTACAGTTTATTTTGTTTCATGTCCTTATTCTGTACATGAATAAATGAATGCTGAAGCAAAATTATTCTGCGAGTATTATGCACAGATAGTTGCATTGTGATGTTATGCATTTCTAGTTTCAGTTTTGTCATCTCCATGTTCAATTTTCTTTCAACGCTTTTATGAACCAAGCAACAATTAATGATCAGTGTTAAATTTAGAAGCAGAGATGAATGGACAGTAAATGAATACCACCTGCACCATTTTAGTAAGTTCAACAATTAATGGTCAGTGTCAAATTTAGAATCAGAAAACAATGGATAGTAAATGAATACTACCTTCACGGCTTCACCAGCAACATAGTTTCCCCCCCTagttatttctttatttttcttagctGTTATTGGGTCAAAATCTGAGTGATACACAGGTTGAAAATTACCCGGATGACAGGTAGTCACTCCCTTTTTTTTACTCTTTTGATTGAACCCAGGCCCAATCCGCGTGGATGTGATAGTATGGGCCAAGTAAGCCCAAATAACCTTTCCAGTTATAGCCCAATTAGGGCCTCGTAGGGCTTACAATCCTTTCTTGCCCTACGAGGCGTACTCTCGCGATACCTATAGAAATACGTCTTCTAGTGGAGATCGCGTATCGATTGTGCACGTGGGAGCACAAAGCACAGCTGCGCGCAACTCGGGCGTGGCGCCGGTGGCGGATTGGCGTCGCGGAACCGCCTCGGCGATGACGCCCCCGAAGCCCCAGCCAC
This portion of the Setaria viridis chromosome 7, Setaria_viridis_v4.0, whole genome shotgun sequence genome encodes:
- the LOC117865258 gene encoding uncharacterized protein; this encodes MERVNSSLCLENLRMMHENERLRRKAQQLDQENKALLAQLKRKQQQQQHNSSASSSASQQQQGAPSAATAANNFKAAGKQQPTM
- the LOC117864119 gene encoding uncharacterized protein → MAGIRMASDDDGRKKVVPDIDDEDELFELDIDLLDGHRGHYYSAAVADDGQQQHALLANCLLPARSVSNAVPVDASSALSSYPYSGYYSSRRLVFGGGVGRRFLLGRPGNSARFCFSSRGFDAYFQRY